A stretch of the Vigna angularis chloroplast DNA, complete sequence genome encodes the following:
- the rps7 gene encoding ribosomal protein S7 has translation MSRRGTAEEKTAKSDPIYRNRLVNMLVNRILKHGKKSLAYQILYRAMKKIQQKTETNPLSVLRQAIRGVTPDIAVKARRVGGSTHQVPVEIGSAQGKALAIRWLLGASRKRPGRNMAFKLSSELVDAAKGSGDAIRKKEETHRMAEANRAFAHFR, from the coding sequence ATGTCACGGCGAGGTACTGCAGAAGAAAAAACCGCAAAATCCGATCCAATTTATCGTAATCGATTAGTTAACATGTTGGTTAACCGTATTCTGAAACACGGAAAAAAATCATTGGCTTATCAAATTCTCTATCGAGCTATGAAAAAGATTCAACAAAAGACAGAAACAAATCCACTATCTGTTTTACGTCAAGCAATACGTGGAGTAACTCCCGATATAGCAGTAAAAGCAAGACGCGTAGGCGGATCAACTCATCAAGTTCCCGTTGAAATAGGATCCGCACAAGGAAAAGCACTTGCCATTCGTTGGTTATTGGGGGCATCCCGAAAACGTCCGGGTCGAAATATGGCTTTCAAATTAAGTTCCGAATTAGTGGATGCTGCCAAAGGTAGTGGCGATGCCATACGCAAAAAGGAAGAGACTCATAGAATGGCAGAGGCAAATAGAGCTTTTGCACATTTTCGTTAA
- the ndhB gene encoding NADH-plastoquinone oxidoreductase subunit 2 — translation MKAFHLLLFDGSFIFPECILIFGLILLLMIDSTSDQKDISWFYFISSTSLVMSITALLFRWREEPMIAFSGNFQTNNFNEIFQFLILLCSTLCIPLSVEYIECTEMAITEFLLFILTTTLGGMFLCGANDLITIFVALECFSLCSYLLSGYTKKDVRSNEATTKYLLMGGASSSILVHGFSWLYGSSGGEIELQEIVNGLINTQMYNSPGIFIALLFITVGIGFKLSPAPSHQWTPDVYEGSPTPVVAFLSVTSKVAASASATRIFDIPFYFSSNEWHLLLEILAILSMILGNLIAITQTSMKRMLAYSSIGQIGYVIIGIIVGDSNGGYASMITYMLFYISMNLGTFACIVSFGLRTGTDNIRDYAGLYTKDPYLALSLALCLLSLGGLPPLAGFFGKLHLFWCGWQAGLYFLVSIGLLTSVVSIYYYLKIIKLLMTGRNQEITPHVRNYRRSPLRSNNSIELSMIVCVIASTIPGISMNPIIEIAQDTLF, via the exons ATGAAAGCCTTTCATTTGCTTCTCTTCGATGGAAGTTTTATTTTCCCAGAATGTATCCTAATTTTTGGCCTAATTCTTCTTCTGATGATTGATTCAACCTCTGATCAAAAAGATATATCTTGGTTCTATTTTATCTCTTCAACAAGTTTAGTAATGAGCATAACGGCCCTATTGTTCCGATGGAGAGAAGAACCTATGATTGCCTTTTCGGGAAATTTCCAAACGAACAATTTCAACGAAATCTTTCAATTTCTTATTTTACTATGTTCAACTCTATGTATTCCTCTATCCGTAGAGTACATTGAATGTACAGAAATGGCTATAACAGAGTTTCTCTTATTCATATTAACAACTACTCTAGGAGGAATGTTTTTATGCGGCGCTAACGATTTAATAACTATCTTTGTAGCTCTAGAATGTTTCAGTTTATGTTCCTATCTACTATCTGGATATACCAAGAAAGATGTACGGTCTAATGAGGCTACTACGAAATATTTACTCATGGGTGGAGCAAGCTCTTCTATTCTGGTTCATGGTTTCTCTTGGCTATATGGTTCATCCGGGGGAGAGATCGAGCTTCAAGAAATAGTGAATGGTCTTATCAATACACAAATGTATAACTCCCCAGGAATTTTCATTGCACTTTTATTCATCACTGTAGGAATTGGGTTCAAGCTTTCCCCAGCCCCTTCTCATCAATGGACTCCTGACGTATACGAAGGA TCTCCCACTCCAGTCGTTGCTTTTCTTTCTGTTACTTCGAAAGTAGCTGCTTCAGCTTCAGCCACTCGAATTTTCGATATCCCTTTTTATTTCTCATCAAACGAATGGCATCTTCTTCTGGAAATCCTAGCTATTCTTAGCATGATATTGGGGAATCTGATTGCTATTACCCAAACAAGCATGAAACGTATGCTTGCGTATTCGTCCATAGGTCAAATCGGATATGTAATTATTGGAATAATTGTTGGAGACTCCAATGGTGGATATGCAAGCATGATAACTTATATGCTGTTCTATATCTCGATGAATCTAGGAACTTTTGCTTGCATTGTATCATTTGGTCTACGTACCGGAACTGATAACATTCGAGATTATGCAGGATTATACACGAAAGATCCTTATTTGGCTCTCTCTTTAGCCCTATGTCTCTTATCCTTAGGAGGTCTTCCTCCACTAGCAGGTTTTTTCGGAAAACTTCATTTATTCTGGTGTGGATGGCAGGCAGGCTTATATTTCTTAGTTTCAATAGGACTCCTTACAAGCGTTGTTTCTATCTACTATTATCTAAAAATAATCAAGTTATTAATGACTGGACGAAACCAAGAAATAACTCCTCACGTGCGAAATTATAGAAGGTCCCCTTTAAGATCAAACAATTCCATCGAATTAAGTATGATTGTATGTGTGATAGCATCTACTATACCAGGAATATCAATGAACCCTATTATTGAAATTGCTCAGGATACCCTTTTTTAG